One Microbacterium marinum genomic window carries:
- a CDS encoding glycosyltransferase encodes MTSPYIPGPQGWQQAQPQQPQGWQQPAQQWQQPAQDGQQWQPAPQYQARQEQWQPAAQPAEPQWQEPQYGKGQWQEAPQGSWDAAGDQSYPGAVGTSQDLLPVDEFADDFASVLENTSVHRSTIGCVIPAYNEAESIADVIRSLLEQSRVPDVIHVVVNNTSDDTVAIASEFSGPHEVETELGLQFTEVFVHDIGKNPDKKVGALNYGYALVEGYDYLLGVDGDTTADRRAVEYLENEAVSDSRIGGISAIYTIDDRPIKGFIAKWLITGQRTQFAAFNLQNLLRGRNMAVLGGQFSIFSTTALRDVMKANHQNSPWVKDSEVEDSLLSLQIKSAGYLTKISPFARADVGGMTTLKGYDAQQVKWTYGAIELMWPGQRGDTKGQPFHPNLRLRWFEQFSMLTNLFVRVVFITLLVASLSINAFVFSAWWLIPPFIAAALNYRMARAMEKSNSRDVAFAVLLFPAEIFMWIRISHFIRSWSRFLSKKKVDNWALQARAEKGGASLGHWAPFIILAIVAVAMAAIWNLLDPVTQSAILWVGWPVLGIVTVLQTLTMAFKLFQRHQGYKV; translated from the coding sequence GTGACGAGTCCGTACATCCCCGGCCCGCAGGGCTGGCAGCAGGCGCAGCCGCAGCAGCCGCAGGGCTGGCAGCAGCCCGCGCAGCAGTGGCAGCAGCCGGCTCAGGACGGTCAGCAGTGGCAGCCGGCGCCGCAGTACCAGGCGCGGCAGGAGCAGTGGCAGCCTGCCGCCCAGCCCGCCGAACCCCAGTGGCAGGAGCCGCAGTACGGTAAGGGCCAGTGGCAGGAGGCTCCGCAGGGGTCGTGGGATGCCGCCGGCGACCAGTCCTACCCGGGCGCCGTGGGCACGTCGCAGGACCTGCTGCCCGTCGACGAGTTCGCCGACGACTTCGCGTCGGTCCTCGAGAACACCTCGGTGCACCGGTCGACGATCGGCTGCGTCATTCCGGCGTACAACGAGGCCGAGTCGATCGCCGACGTCATCCGCTCGCTCCTCGAGCAGAGCCGCGTGCCCGACGTCATCCACGTCGTGGTGAACAACACGTCCGACGACACGGTCGCGATCGCGTCGGAGTTCTCGGGCCCGCACGAGGTGGAGACCGAGCTCGGTCTGCAGTTCACCGAGGTGTTCGTCCACGACATCGGCAAGAACCCCGACAAGAAGGTCGGCGCGCTGAACTACGGCTACGCGCTCGTCGAGGGCTACGACTACCTGCTGGGCGTCGACGGCGACACCACGGCCGACCGCCGCGCGGTCGAGTACCTCGAGAACGAGGCGGTCTCCGACTCGCGCATCGGCGGCATCTCGGCGATCTACACGATCGACGACCGCCCCATCAAGGGCTTCATCGCGAAGTGGCTGATCACCGGTCAGCGCACGCAGTTCGCGGCCTTCAACCTGCAGAACCTGCTCCGCGGCCGCAACATGGCGGTGCTCGGCGGCCAGTTCTCGATCTTCTCGACGACCGCGCTCCGCGACGTCATGAAGGCGAACCACCAGAACTCGCCGTGGGTGAAGGACTCCGAGGTCGAGGACTCGCTCCTCTCCCTGCAGATCAAGTCGGCGGGCTACCTCACCAAGATCAGCCCGTTCGCCCGCGCAGACGTGGGCGGCATGACCACGCTGAAGGGCTACGACGCCCAGCAGGTGAAGTGGACGTACGGCGCCATCGAGCTCATGTGGCCCGGCCAGCGCGGTGACACGAAGGGCCAGCCCTTCCACCCGAACCTGCGCCTGCGCTGGTTCGAGCAGTTCTCGATGCTCACCAACCTGTTCGTGCGCGTCGTGTTCATCACGCTGCTCGTGGCATCCCTGTCCATCAACGCGTTCGTGTTCTCGGCCTGGTGGCTCATCCCGCCGTTCATCGCCGCGGCGCTGAACTACCGCATGGCACGGGCGATGGAGAAGTCGAACTCGCGTGACGTCGCCTTCGCGGTGCTGCTCTTCCCAGCCGAGATTTTCATGTGGATCCGCATCAGTCACTTCATCCGATCGTGGAGCCGCTTCCTCTCGAAGAAGAAGGTCGACAACTGGGCCCTGCAGGCCCGCGCCGAGAAGGGCGGGGCGAGCCTCGGCCACTGGGCGCCGTTCATCATCCTCGCCATCGTGGCCGTCGCCATGGCCGCCATCTGGAACCTGCTCGACCCCGTCACCCAGTCGGCGATCCTCTGGGTCGGCTGGCCGGTGCTCGGTATCGTCACCGTGCTCCAGACCCTCACGATGGCTTTCAAACTGTTCCAGCGACACCAGGGCTACAAGGTCTGA
- a CDS encoding response regulator transcription factor: MSDPSTLHKTAVIVEDDPDIRHLIVEVLEAAGFSTVSVGNGIDGVRAVLSYQPLITTLDVNMPGIDGFEAARRIRAQSDTYIIMITGLEEEADVVLGLGAGADEYVVKPFRPRELRARVESLLRRPRTGSTVQPAAPRQEAAGPSFPGARPAEPMQPDLAPTTPVFDERIMTPVYPAPSQQPVAPHQGGQAVVLPPNGGPAYGGPPNGYRPGTDVAPMSPQTPPVGGPGWNIHRDLAVHAEHRVVLVSGRELTLTRTEFDLLSTLMESKRRVRSKADLTLVLRGESYVTSYFVGEADKRAIEAHMTNLRRKLGDNPNNPRYIETVRGVGYRLTSETVTSA, encoded by the coding sequence ATGAGTGACCCGAGCACGCTGCACAAGACAGCGGTGATCGTCGAGGACGACCCCGACATCCGTCACCTGATCGTCGAGGTGCTCGAAGCGGCCGGGTTCTCGACCGTCTCGGTCGGCAACGGCATCGACGGCGTCCGTGCGGTGCTGTCGTACCAGCCACTCATCACCACGCTCGACGTCAACATGCCGGGCATCGACGGCTTCGAAGCCGCCCGGCGCATCCGCGCCCAGAGCGACACGTACATCATCATGATCACCGGCCTCGAAGAAGAGGCCGACGTCGTCCTCGGCCTCGGCGCCGGCGCCGACGAGTACGTCGTGAAGCCTTTCCGCCCCCGCGAGCTCCGCGCCCGCGTCGAATCGCTGCTGCGGCGCCCTCGCACCGGGTCGACCGTCCAACCCGCAGCTCCCCGGCAGGAAGCCGCGGGACCCTCGTTCCCCGGCGCACGCCCGGCCGAGCCGATGCAGCCCGACCTCGCGCCCACGACGCCCGTGTTCGACGAGCGCATCATGACGCCCGTCTACCCGGCCCCGTCGCAGCAGCCGGTCGCCCCTCACCAGGGCGGCCAGGCGGTCGTGCTGCCGCCGAACGGGGGGCCGGCTTACGGTGGCCCGCCGAACGGATACCGCCCCGGCACCGACGTCGCCCCGATGTCGCCGCAGACCCCGCCCGTGGGCGGCCCCGGCTGGAACATCCACCGCGACCTCGCCGTGCACGCCGAGCACCGCGTCGTGCTCGTCAGCGGCCGTGAACTCACCCTCACCCGCACCGAGTTCGACCTGCTCTCCACCCTCATGGAGTCCAAGCGCCGCGTGCGCAGCAAGGCCGACCTCACGCTCGTCCTCCGCGGCGAGTCGTACGTCACGAGCTACTTCGTCGGCGAGGCCGACAAGCGCGCCATCGAGGCGCACATGACGAACCTCCGCCGCAAGCTCGGCGACAACCCGAACAACCCGCGCTACATCGAGACCGTGCGCGGCGTCGGCTACCGGCTCACCTCCGAGACCGTCACCTCTGCCTGA
- a CDS encoding glycoside hydrolase family 6 protein, producing the protein MAPRKKLRMPPARVLVPVAIVAVLVLVIVIIGTVGNLVTRGFYALTAQSPGVGTTVVAPSQSKAKAALDDLNGDEKDAATWLSEQPTAYWLTPEQDPIGEAGDTVISLISQARDQGRTLAVVVYGLPGRDCGNYSSGGLSEEDYPRWLDEIGRALDTAPDLQKIVVLEPDSIALAPDCGNIADRARQLSAAVDELSAPNTWIYVDGGHSNWLGADQMADLIRQTGVVGKVRGFATNVSNYQSSSDEFAYAAELSAKLDGAHALVDTSRNGAASSGGEWCNPPWQKVGEPGGTLGDDIVDTNLWIKPPGESDGECNGGPKAGVFWPRAAVELTRDAR; encoded by the coding sequence GTGGCTCCCAGGAAGAAGCTGCGGATGCCCCCGGCCCGCGTACTCGTCCCCGTCGCCATCGTCGCCGTCCTCGTCCTGGTCATCGTCATCATCGGGACGGTGGGCAACCTCGTGACCCGCGGGTTCTACGCCCTCACGGCCCAGTCCCCCGGCGTCGGGACGACGGTCGTCGCCCCCTCGCAGTCGAAGGCGAAGGCGGCGCTCGACGACCTGAACGGCGATGAGAAGGATGCCGCCACCTGGCTGTCCGAGCAGCCCACCGCCTACTGGCTCACTCCCGAGCAAGACCCCATCGGCGAGGCGGGCGACACCGTCATCAGCCTCATCTCGCAGGCACGCGACCAGGGCCGCACCCTCGCCGTCGTCGTCTACGGCCTGCCCGGCCGCGACTGCGGCAACTACTCCTCCGGCGGACTGTCCGAAGAGGACTACCCGCGCTGGCTCGACGAGATCGGCCGCGCCCTCGACACCGCGCCCGACCTGCAGAAGATCGTCGTGCTCGAGCCCGACAGCATCGCCCTCGCCCCCGACTGCGGCAACATCGCCGACCGCGCCCGGCAGCTGAGCGCCGCGGTCGACGAGCTGAGCGCGCCGAACACCTGGATCTACGTCGACGGCGGCCACAGCAACTGGCTCGGCGCCGACCAGATGGCCGACCTCATCCGCCAGACCGGCGTCGTCGGGAAGGTGCGAGGGTTCGCGACGAACGTGTCGAACTATCAGTCGAGCAGCGACGAGTTCGCCTATGCCGCGGAGCTCTCCGCCAAGCTCGACGGCGCGCACGCCCTCGTCGACACGTCGCGCAACGGCGCCGCGTCGTCGGGCGGCGAATGGTGCAACCCGCCGTGGCAGAAGGTCGGCGAGCCCGGCGGCACCCTCGGCGACGACATCGTCGACACCAACCTGTGGATCAAGCCGCCTGGCGAGAGCGACGGCGAATGCAACGGCGGCCCCAAGGCCGGCGTCTTCTGGCCCCGCGCCGCCGTCGAGCTCACCCGCGACGCGCGCTGA
- a CDS encoding endonuclease/exonuclease/phosphatase family protein, with product MITVVSYNLRKHAAAGELVELVTQHDVDVLCLQEVDTTDMPERIGGLKLADATRQNRLGLAIYYRENGFRAGPSRTFSLKKSLHDIVLKPADERMLGLHLRDIDNGTDFIVASFHAAPLTALNSLRRHQIRAALKELSTLGKGDPILMVGDFNYPVFKENLGQVVRESGYELSLSDARTYTRYKFFRGHYDFATSTGFEIEQVTTLPQGASDHLPILVTATPITRKKPSAA from the coding sequence ATGATCACTGTCGTCTCGTACAACCTGCGCAAGCACGCCGCTGCCGGCGAGCTGGTCGAGCTGGTGACCCAGCACGACGTGGACGTGTTGTGCCTGCAAGAGGTCGACACAACTGACATGCCCGAGCGCATCGGCGGACTGAAGCTGGCGGATGCCACGCGGCAGAACCGTCTGGGACTCGCGATCTACTACCGCGAGAACGGCTTCCGCGCCGGCCCGAGCCGCACGTTCTCGCTGAAGAAGTCGCTGCACGACATCGTGCTCAAGCCGGCCGACGAGCGCATGCTCGGCCTGCACCTGCGCGATATCGACAACGGCACCGACTTCATCGTGGCGTCGTTCCACGCGGCGCCGCTGACGGCGCTGAACTCGCTGCGCCGGCATCAGATCCGCGCGGCGTTGAAGGAACTGTCGACGCTCGGCAAAGGCGACCCGATCCTGATGGTCGGCGACTTCAACTACCCGGTGTTCAAGGAGAACCTCGGACAGGTGGTGCGCGAGAGCGGCTACGAGCTGAGCCTGAGCGATGCGCGCACGTACACGCGCTACAAGTTCTTCCGCGGTCACTACGACTTCGCGACGTCGACGGGATTCGAGATCGAGCAGGTGACGACGCTGCCGCAGGGGGCGAGCGACCACCTGCCGATCCTCGTGACGGCGACGCCGATCACGCGCAAGAAGCCGTCGGCCGCGTAA
- a CDS encoding cell wall protein, whose protein sequence is MPRTPRLLVPALLGAAMLVAVPAAASASTIYPPVDACSADGSVSPGGVIVFACDDRTFGAEERVTITVTGENGANASFGMVRTEISTASTVRESDRDGALAPVEITLPSDARGVYNIAAVSPTSAGGTASAVIDASGEGGALPISGFDSNQLLGLWVGGGALLLAGVVIVGAAALRRHRANTDD, encoded by the coding sequence ATGCCTCGCACGCCCCGCCTGCTCGTCCCCGCCCTTCTCGGCGCGGCGATGCTCGTCGCCGTGCCCGCCGCGGCATCCGCGTCGACGATCTACCCGCCGGTCGACGCCTGCTCTGCCGACGGCAGCGTGAGCCCCGGCGGCGTCATCGTGTTCGCGTGCGACGACCGCACCTTCGGTGCCGAAGAGCGTGTGACCATCACCGTCACCGGCGAGAACGGTGCGAACGCGAGCTTCGGCATGGTCCGCACCGAGATCTCCACCGCGAGCACCGTGCGCGAGTCCGACCGCGACGGCGCACTGGCCCCCGTCGAGATCACGCTGCCCTCCGACGCCCGGGGCGTCTACAACATCGCCGCCGTCTCGCCGACCTCGGCGGGCGGCACCGCCAGCGCCGTGATCGACGCCTCCGGCGAAGGCGGCGCACTCCCCATCAGCGGCTTCGACAGCAACCAGCTGCTCGGCCTCTGGGTCGGCGGCGGCGCACTGCTGCTCGCCGGCGTGGTCATCGTCGGCGCCGCGGCGCTCCGCCGCCACCGCGCGAACACCGACGACTGA
- a CDS encoding DUF4012 domain-containing protein, with product MPEPFLPSPARTAGRVIVWALLAAVVLAVIATVWIGVRGAMAYDHLRTAQQSAGEIAGQLDDIGAAAGAIDDLGAHTSAARDLTSDPIWAGAEALPWIGPQLAAVADVADAIDRVVTDAAAPIAAVAGDFGTDAFRPVDGRIDTTVFAELEAPSWRAADVAASARDDIAAVDRRPLLPIVEDAVDEVDGLLQQATTATDALARASSLLPSMLGADGPRDHLLVTQNNAEWRTLGGIVGAASVIRTNEGRIALTGQLSSSDIASYDRPVLDLGEYETIYQLKPGRYLQNVTQVPDFSLTGRLAQEFAAREGQSVGSVISLDPVALSYLLEATGPVQLPTGDELTSDNAVQLLLNDVYLRYEDPRMQDAFFASAAAAVFQALTDGNVDPAKLVTALGRSGTEHRLLLWSADDAEQKLLAQTTLSGPVPATDDDTARLGVYMNDGTGSKMDYYVTPDVTLTWDGCGPGTTPRTLTLDVSLTNSAPTDAATSLPRYITGGGAFGVPAGTARTVGEVYLPAGFDVVTSVNGNGTGFGGGMVGDRQVLSYTMDLEPGETKTITIAVRADTAITDAEAWMTPTADADLSPVLQSSCGGE from the coding sequence ATGCCCGAGCCGTTCCTGCCCTCCCCCGCGCGCACCGCCGGTCGCGTGATCGTCTGGGCGCTCCTCGCCGCCGTCGTGCTCGCCGTGATCGCGACCGTCTGGATCGGCGTGCGCGGCGCAATGGCCTACGACCACCTCCGCACGGCGCAGCAGTCGGCCGGCGAGATCGCCGGGCAGCTCGACGACATCGGTGCAGCCGCGGGCGCGATCGACGACCTCGGCGCGCACACCTCCGCCGCCCGGGATCTCACCTCCGACCCGATCTGGGCCGGCGCCGAAGCGCTCCCCTGGATCGGTCCGCAGCTCGCCGCCGTCGCCGACGTCGCCGACGCCATCGACCGCGTCGTCACCGACGCCGCCGCACCGATCGCCGCCGTCGCGGGCGATTTCGGCACCGACGCCTTCCGCCCTGTCGATGGCCGTATCGACACCACCGTGTTCGCCGAGCTGGAGGCTCCGTCCTGGCGTGCCGCCGACGTCGCGGCATCCGCCCGCGACGACATCGCCGCGGTCGACCGCCGACCTCTGCTGCCGATCGTCGAAGACGCGGTCGACGAGGTCGACGGCCTTCTCCAGCAGGCAACCACCGCCACCGACGCGCTCGCCCGCGCGAGCAGCCTCCTCCCGTCGATGCTCGGCGCCGACGGCCCCCGCGACCACCTGCTCGTGACGCAGAACAACGCAGAATGGCGCACCCTCGGCGGCATCGTCGGCGCGGCATCCGTCATCCGCACGAACGAGGGGCGCATCGCCCTCACCGGCCAGCTTTCCTCCAGCGACATCGCGAGCTACGACCGGCCGGTGCTCGACCTCGGCGAGTACGAGACGATCTACCAGCTCAAGCCCGGGCGCTACCTGCAGAACGTGACGCAGGTGCCCGACTTCTCGCTCACCGGCCGGCTCGCCCAGGAGTTCGCCGCCCGCGAGGGGCAGTCTGTCGGCAGCGTCATCTCGCTCGACCCGGTCGCGCTCTCGTACCTGCTCGAGGCGACCGGCCCCGTGCAGCTCCCCACCGGCGATGAGCTCACGAGCGACAACGCGGTGCAGCTGCTGCTCAACGACGTCTACCTGCGCTACGAAGACCCTCGGATGCAGGACGCGTTCTTCGCCTCCGCCGCGGCGGCCGTGTTCCAGGCGCTCACCGACGGGAACGTCGACCCGGCGAAGCTCGTCACCGCCCTCGGCCGCTCCGGCACCGAGCACCGCCTGCTCCTCTGGAGCGCCGACGACGCCGAGCAGAAGCTTCTCGCCCAGACCACCCTCTCGGGGCCGGTTCCGGCGACAGACGACGACACCGCCCGGCTCGGGGTGTACATGAACGACGGCACCGGGTCGAAGATGGACTACTACGTCACCCCCGACGTGACGCTCACCTGGGACGGCTGCGGCCCCGGCACCACCCCGCGCACCCTCACCCTCGACGTCTCGCTGACCAACAGCGCCCCCACGGATGCCGCCACCTCCCTCCCCCGCTACATCACCGGCGGTGGCGCGTTCGGGGTGCCCGCCGGCACCGCCCGCACGGTCGGCGAGGTCTACCTGCCCGCCGGGTTCGACGTCGTCACCTCGGTCAACGGAAACGGCACCGGCTTCGGCGGCGGCATGGTCGGCGACCGACAGGTGCTGAGCTACACGATGGACCTCGAGCCCGGCGAGACGAAGACCATCACGATCGCGGTGCGCGCCGACACCGCCATCACCGATGCCGAAGCGTGGATGACCCCCACCGCCGACGCCGACCTCTCCCCCGTGCTGCAGAGCTCCTGCGGCGGCGAGTAA
- a CDS encoding sensor histidine kinase, which yields MQTFVSRWADSQLIGTRTRSVWQWQLIFTFSTVAIAVVIAILDELLLTHGAFLAGIILIVAASTASLVTPWARYPKWAALVLPLLDIIGVGLLAIAESNLGYLWVFPIAWIATYYGTRELIIGLVITGVMNLIDSWPRGYSSAVVLELLIVVLALAFLGITIIVGARRTRAFRHLTRRQADRLDRTLHRVQAAEQRVNAVFDSISVALARISSAGEIVAANTAYRALYSLDPRDLRFSTGGAVEYTDHRGTALPAAQTSVARAGRGETVERERLWLFDRAGTWRAMGLSIRTAEANSLSEPTYLIELEDLTAVSEAQREQPNVSRVVSHELRNPLTAILGHADLLLESGGLTDTQREHLEVIESASERMLTLIQGILTQTPEADHSRADFDLAHLVAASVEAFTPAATAAEIALECTVDGPLTLVGDEFRLRQVIDNVLSNAIKYTDRGAVRVTARRVGDRIELAIADDGIGMTPEDVERIFTPYFRAQSVQDDGITGTGLGMGITKDIVESHGGSIAVESTLGRGTTVSITLPAEPTTEGGDS from the coding sequence ATGCAGACTTTCGTGAGCAGATGGGCAGACAGCCAGCTCATCGGCACGCGCACGCGCTCCGTCTGGCAGTGGCAGCTGATCTTCACCTTCAGCACCGTCGCCATCGCCGTCGTCATCGCGATCCTCGACGAACTGCTCCTCACCCACGGCGCCTTCCTCGCGGGCATCATCCTCATCGTCGCGGCATCCACCGCCTCGCTCGTCACCCCGTGGGCGCGATACCCCAAATGGGCAGCCCTCGTGTTGCCGCTGCTCGACATCATCGGCGTCGGCCTGCTCGCCATCGCCGAATCGAACCTCGGCTACCTCTGGGTCTTCCCCATCGCCTGGATCGCGACCTACTACGGCACCCGCGAACTGATCATCGGCCTCGTCATCACCGGCGTGATGAACCTCATCGACTCGTGGCCTCGCGGCTACTCGTCAGCGGTTGTGCTCGAGCTGCTCATCGTCGTGCTGGCCCTCGCCTTCCTCGGCATCACGATCATCGTCGGGGCTCGCCGGACGCGCGCCTTTCGGCACCTCACCCGCCGGCAGGCCGACCGCCTCGACCGCACCCTCCACCGGGTGCAAGCCGCTGAGCAGCGCGTCAACGCGGTCTTCGACTCCATCTCGGTCGCCCTCGCCCGCATCAGCTCCGCCGGTGAGATCGTCGCCGCCAACACCGCCTACCGCGCGCTGTACTCCCTCGACCCGCGCGACCTGCGCTTCTCCACCGGCGGTGCCGTCGAATACACCGACCACCGCGGCACCGCCCTGCCGGCGGCACAGACCTCCGTGGCTCGCGCGGGTCGCGGCGAGACCGTCGAACGCGAACGCCTATGGCTCTTCGACCGTGCGGGTACCTGGCGCGCCATGGGTCTCTCGATTCGCACCGCCGAGGCGAACTCGCTCAGCGAACCGACGTACCTGATCGAACTCGAAGACCTCACCGCCGTCTCCGAAGCCCAGCGCGAGCAGCCCAACGTCAGTCGCGTCGTCTCGCACGAGCTTCGCAATCCCCTTACGGCGATCCTCGGCCACGCCGACCTGCTCCTCGAAAGCGGCGGGCTCACCGACACGCAACGTGAGCACCTCGAAGTCATCGAGTCGGCGAGTGAGCGCATGCTCACCCTCATCCAAGGAATCCTCACCCAGACCCCCGAGGCCGACCACTCGCGTGCCGACTTCGACCTCGCGCATCTCGTCGCGGCATCCGTCGAAGCCTTCACCCCCGCCGCGACCGCCGCCGAGATCGCCCTGGAATGCACCGTTGACGGACCGCTCACGCTCGTTGGCGACGAGTTCCGGCTGCGACAGGTCATCGACAACGTGCTCAGCAACGCCATCAAGTACACCGACCGTGGCGCCGTACGCGTCACGGCCCGCCGCGTCGGCGACCGCATCGAACTCGCGATCGCCGACGACGGCATCGGCATGACACCCGAAGACGTCGAGCGCATCTTCACGCCCTACTTCCGCGCACAGAGCGTGCAAGACGACGGCATCACCGGCACGGGCCTCGGCATGGGGATCACGAAAGACATCGTCGAGAGCCATGGCGGTAGCATCGCGGTCGAGAGCACGCTCGGCCGCGGCACGACCGTGTCGATCACCCTTCCCGCCGAACCCACCACCGAAGGAGGTGACTCGTGA
- a CDS encoding sugar transferase has product MSEDTGSQKVVAPPDLWRRRYSQRLWVSDLLVLIWVVFGTQIAWFGMGQADLAIAGGFVDDDISYWAFSAALIAVWMLALTLADTRDHRVIGAGSAEYARIARSSITLFGVIAIIAFLTRIEVARGFLLLSLPLGILVLLFERWLWRQWLIAQRKAGAYSARVLLVGSRRSVVEIANELLRNPSAGYHVVGACVPTGAVADTIEGTTIPIMGSISAVSRAMRVAGADTVVVTSTDELPADKVKEISWGLEAGRQHLVLAPGIADVAGPRINSRPVAGLPLLHVETPRFSGGQRVAKRIMDVTAATLGVIVISPLLAFLAVSIRLSSEGPILFRQTRIGHGGREFTMLKFRSMVTNAEDLLADLAALERDAGNQVLFKMRNDPRVTPIGRIMRRLSLDELPQLFNVIGGSMSLVGPRPPLPAEVEQYADHVHRRFLVKPGITGLWQVSGRSSLTWDESVRLDLSYVENWSLVGDFVILVKTGRAALAPGDTAF; this is encoded by the coding sequence ATGAGCGAAGACACTGGCTCACAGAAGGTGGTGGCACCGCCGGATCTTTGGCGACGCCGCTATTCGCAGCGCCTGTGGGTGAGCGACCTGCTCGTGCTCATCTGGGTCGTCTTCGGCACCCAGATCGCATGGTTCGGTATGGGACAGGCAGACCTCGCGATCGCCGGCGGGTTCGTCGACGACGACATCTCCTACTGGGCCTTCTCGGCAGCCCTGATCGCCGTCTGGATGCTGGCGCTCACCCTCGCCGACACCCGCGATCACCGCGTCATCGGTGCGGGCAGCGCCGAGTACGCACGAATCGCACGCTCGAGCATCACCCTCTTCGGCGTCATCGCGATCATCGCGTTCCTCACTCGAATCGAAGTCGCCCGCGGCTTCCTGCTCCTGAGCCTCCCGCTCGGCATCCTCGTCCTGCTGTTCGAGCGCTGGCTCTGGCGGCAGTGGCTGATCGCACAGCGCAAGGCGGGGGCCTACTCCGCCCGCGTGCTCTTGGTCGGCTCGCGCCGATCCGTCGTCGAGATCGCCAACGAGCTGCTGCGCAACCCCTCGGCGGGCTACCACGTCGTCGGCGCGTGCGTCCCCACCGGCGCCGTCGCCGACACCATCGAAGGCACCACGATCCCGATCATGGGATCGATCTCAGCCGTCTCCCGCGCGATGCGGGTCGCGGGCGCCGACACCGTCGTCGTCACGAGCACCGACGAACTCCCCGCCGACAAGGTCAAAGAGATCTCGTGGGGCCTCGAGGCCGGCCGCCAGCACCTCGTGCTCGCTCCCGGTATCGCCGACGTCGCCGGCCCACGCATCAACTCACGGCCCGTTGCGGGCCTTCCCCTCCTGCACGTGGAGACGCCGCGCTTCAGCGGCGGCCAGCGCGTCGCGAAACGCATCATGGACGTCACCGCGGCCACGCTCGGCGTCATCGTCATCAGCCCGCTCCTCGCCTTCCTCGCCGTCTCCATCCGCCTCTCCAGCGAAGGGCCCATCCTCTTCCGGCAGACCCGCATCGGGCACGGCGGCCGCGAGTTCACGATGCTCAAGTTCCGCTCGATGGTCACCAACGCCGAAGACCTCCTCGCCGATCTCGCCGCCCTCGAGCGCGACGCCGGCAATCAGGTGCTCTTCAAGATGAGGAACGACCCCCGGGTCACCCCCATCGGCCGCATCATGCGCCGCCTCAGCCTCGACGAACTGCCGCAACTGTTCAACGTCATCGGCGGATCGATGTCGCTCGTCGGCCCCCGTCCGCCGCTGCCCGCCGAGGTCGAACAGTACGCCGACCACGTGCACCGGCGATTCCTCGTGAAGCCGGGCATCACCGGCCTCTGGCAGGTGAGCGGACGCTCCAGCCTCACCTGGGATGAATCGGTGCGCCTCGACCTGTCCTACGTCGAGAACTGGAGCCTCGTCGGCGACTTCGTCATCCTCGTGAAGACCGGACGAGCCGCCCTCGCCCCCGGCGACACCGCCTTCTGA